One stretch of Bremerella cremea DNA includes these proteins:
- a CDS encoding gamma-glutamyl-gamma-aminobutyrate hydrolase family protein encodes MFSKPVIGLNANFRNATHDRPAFSFISAGYFDAVIAAGGIPVVLPPVGNAEDQQAVLQRLDGVVLIGGPDLDPNRDGFMRHASIRMMEPRREEADRSMMKVIAQMRLPVFGIGVGMQLINVAMGGNLFMHIPEDLPGALPHHDTIDKHHRHGLEVVPGTLMEKIFGDGEVRVNSSHHMAIDELAPGFIVSARSPDGVIEAIESAHDDWFAIGTQFHPEAESASALDQRIFEEFVEGVVAGKTGSVGVAAA; translated from the coding sequence ATGTTTTCAAAACCTGTTATTGGTTTGAATGCTAACTTTCGGAATGCAACCCATGATCGGCCTGCATTCTCCTTCATTTCCGCCGGTTACTTTGATGCAGTGATTGCGGCGGGTGGGATTCCTGTGGTCCTTCCTCCGGTCGGCAACGCCGAAGATCAGCAAGCTGTTTTGCAGCGGCTGGACGGTGTGGTGTTGATTGGTGGTCCGGATTTGGATCCTAATCGGGACGGTTTTATGCGTCACGCTTCCATTCGCATGATGGAACCGCGTCGAGAAGAAGCCGATCGTTCGATGATGAAAGTAATCGCGCAGATGCGTTTGCCGGTGTTCGGGATTGGTGTCGGGATGCAATTGATCAACGTTGCCATGGGTGGCAATTTGTTCATGCACATTCCTGAAGACCTACCGGGCGCTTTGCCGCATCACGACACGATCGACAAGCATCACCGTCACGGACTAGAAGTGGTCCCTGGCACCCTGATGGAGAAAATCTTCGGCGATGGCGAAGTTCGCGTGAACAGCAGCCATCATATGGCGATCGACGAATTGGCCCCAGGTTTTATCGTCTCGGCACGTAGCCCAGATGGTGTGATCGAAGCGATCGAATCGGCTCACGACGATTGGTTTGCCATCGGTACGCAATTCCATCCGGAAGCCGAGTCGGCTTCGGCGTTGGATCAGCGCATTTTTGAAGAGTTCGTCGAAGGCGTTGTCGCGGGTAAAACCGGCAGCGTTGGCGTTGCTGCTGCCTAG
- a CDS encoding 3-oxoacyl-ACP synthase III encodes MKYQNVCIEGLGYCLPDEIVTSTEIEQRLEPLYKRLRLPEGRLELMTGIAQRRFFPETVQPGDVSIHSARNAMAATGIDPADIGALIHGSVCRDFLEPATACRVHHALGLPQDCVVYDVSNACLGILNGAIQIANMIELGQIKAGIVVGTESGRHLVDNTIATLNDSTNLSRNDIKLAVASLTIGSASCAMILCNKELSRTGNQLIGAGVRAHTQHHDLCHSIAGKNETGVGNPLMQTDSEKLMAEGIATGAATFADFLGETGWSPDQIDRTICHQVGQTHRRLVLEKLGLSLDNDFATVQWLGNTGAAALPTALALAAQTQFLEAGQNVALLGIGSGINCVMLGAQWQTTLVSGTGEMPAGMEKSGALAAS; translated from the coding sequence ATGAAATATCAGAACGTTTGCATCGAAGGGTTGGGCTATTGTCTGCCTGACGAGATTGTCACTTCGACCGAGATCGAACAGCGGCTAGAGCCCCTCTACAAGCGGCTAAGGCTTCCTGAAGGGCGATTAGAGCTGATGACCGGCATCGCCCAGCGTCGTTTCTTTCCGGAAACGGTTCAGCCTGGCGATGTCAGCATTCATTCAGCCCGCAATGCCATGGCCGCCACGGGGATTGATCCTGCCGATATCGGGGCATTGATTCACGGCTCGGTCTGCCGCGACTTTCTGGAACCAGCCACCGCTTGCCGCGTGCATCATGCGTTGGGCCTGCCGCAAGACTGCGTGGTGTACGATGTCTCGAATGCGTGTCTCGGGATTCTCAATGGCGCAATTCAAATCGCCAACATGATCGAGCTCGGGCAAATCAAAGCTGGGATCGTTGTCGGTACGGAAAGCGGACGGCACCTGGTCGACAACACGATTGCCACACTCAACGACAGCACCAATCTCAGCCGCAACGACATCAAACTGGCGGTAGCCTCGCTGACGATTGGGTCGGCCAGTTGCGCAATGATTCTGTGCAATAAAGAACTCAGCCGCACCGGCAACCAACTGATCGGTGCTGGCGTTCGCGCTCATACGCAGCATCACGATCTGTGCCATAGCATCGCCGGCAAGAACGAGACCGGCGTGGGCAATCCGCTGATGCAAACCGATTCCGAAAAGCTGATGGCCGAAGGAATCGCCACCGGGGCTGCGACTTTCGCCGACTTCCTGGGCGAAACCGGCTGGAGCCCCGATCAGATCGACCGCACCATCTGCCACCAAGTTGGCCAAACACACCGCCGCTTAGTGCTAGAGAAGCTCGGCTTGTCGCTCGATAACGACTTCGCCACCGTGCAGTGGCTTGGCAACACCGGCGCAGCAGCATTACCCACCGCGCTGGCCCTGGCGGCCCAAACGCAGTTCCTAGAAGCTGGGCAGAATGTCGCCCTACTGGGGATTGGTTCTGGCATTAACTGCGTGATGTTGGGTGCCCAGTGGCAAACCACGCTCGTTAGCGGAACCGGCGAGATGCCAGCAGGGATGGAAAAGAGTGGCGCGCTCGCTGCTTCTTAA
- a CDS encoding class I SAM-dependent methyltransferase — translation MDAAQFETHAAHEQKHWWFVARRQILSQVLLELAPPGSPLLDVGCGTGANAAWFAEQFPTTGIDVSRYAIELARQRFPQVRFACGTIEDIEPETCQQIRLVTLLDVLEHVPDDLQVFSQLLSRITLGTHVVVTVPAGKDLWSPHDQALGHYRRYSAERLSLVWKGLPVECRLLTHFNARLYGPIRLVRSLTRKRQQSAGHQGTDLALPPKPINAALRYCFAGEAKRIVRSLQRGGAGGYAHGVSLLAVLKRTEGEVRVRTRSPEVPGDYYDPITKRYLED, via the coding sequence ATGGATGCAGCGCAGTTTGAAACACACGCCGCTCACGAGCAAAAGCATTGGTGGTTTGTCGCGCGGCGGCAGATTCTCAGTCAGGTGCTGCTTGAACTTGCCCCGCCTGGCTCGCCGTTGTTGGACGTGGGCTGCGGCACTGGCGCGAATGCGGCTTGGTTTGCCGAGCAATTTCCGACCACCGGAATCGATGTCTCCCGCTATGCAATCGAGTTGGCCCGACAGCGTTTTCCCCAGGTTCGTTTCGCGTGTGGTACGATCGAAGACATTGAGCCAGAGACCTGCCAGCAGATTCGCTTGGTCACTCTGCTCGATGTGTTGGAACATGTTCCCGATGACTTGCAAGTCTTCTCGCAATTGCTCAGCCGTATTACGCTCGGCACCCATGTGGTGGTGACCGTGCCGGCGGGGAAAGATTTATGGAGCCCGCACGATCAGGCGCTGGGGCACTATCGACGCTATTCGGCGGAGCGGTTGTCTTTGGTCTGGAAAGGGCTGCCGGTCGAGTGCCGCTTGCTAACGCATTTCAATGCTCGGTTGTACGGACCGATCCGCCTAGTGCGATCTCTGACTCGCAAGCGTCAGCAAAGTGCCGGGCACCAAGGGACCGATCTGGCGTTGCCACCCAAGCCTATCAATGCCGCGCTGCGATATTGTTTTGCTGGGGAAGCGAAACGGATTGTGCGAAGCTTACAGCGGGGCGGAGCAGGGGGGTACGCGCACGGTGTTAGTCTGTTGGCCGTGCTAAAGCGTACCGAGGGAGAGGTCCGCGTAAGAACTCGCAGTCCAGAAGTGCCTGGCGACTATTACGATCCAATTACGAAGCGCTATCTGGAAGACTAA
- a CDS encoding class I SAM-dependent methyltransferase, translating into MDVQSFWDERFGQSEYVYGTEPNSFLAESIHYLPPSGRVLCLCEGEGRNAVFLARLGYQVSGVDVSAEGKKKAERLAEQQGVSIEYHLADLSKFDFGQQRWDAVISISAHLPSTVQADIYPQVFNALKENGVFLLESYHPKQLAYGTGGPKDVDMLMTLEIIRNHFPDLEVLHAAELEREVTEGTFHTGNAYVTQFIGRKPK; encoded by the coding sequence ATGGATGTGCAGTCGTTTTGGGACGAGCGGTTTGGCCAATCGGAATATGTCTACGGCACCGAGCCTAACTCGTTCCTGGCCGAATCGATTCACTATTTGCCACCATCAGGGCGTGTGCTTTGCTTGTGCGAAGGGGAAGGTCGCAATGCGGTCTTTCTCGCCCGGCTGGGATACCAAGTCAGTGGTGTCGATGTTTCCGCAGAAGGGAAGAAGAAAGCGGAACGCTTAGCGGAACAACAAGGCGTATCAATCGAGTACCATCTGGCTGATTTGAGCAAGTTCGACTTCGGCCAACAACGATGGGATGCGGTTATCTCGATCTCAGCCCATCTTCCCTCGACCGTTCAAGCAGACATCTATCCACAGGTATTTAATGCGTTAAAAGAGAACGGCGTGTTCCTGCTCGAGTCGTACCATCCGAAACAGCTTGCGTACGGTACCGGCGGGCCCAAGGATGTGGACATGCTCATGACGCTTGAGATCATTCGCAATCATTTTCCGGACCTTGAAGTTCTGCATGCTGCCGAACTGGAACGAGAAGTCACCGAAGGAACCTTCCACACCGGCAACGCCTACGTCACCCAGTTCATTGGCCGCAAACCGAAGTAA
- a CDS encoding MATE family efflux transporter produces the protein MPRDRQKLFLEGPIGVALFRLAVPIILANVLQTGYQLTDAFWVGRLGASAVAAVSVSFPVTFLVIALGSGLGIAGATLSAQYMGAGRQDMVNHVAAQTMLMVFVTSVILGTTGYLLAPYLLHWMGVEADVYRDALAFMRVAFVGIIFVFLFAMFQALMRGIGQTTIPLLIVLGTVLLNIVLDPMFIFGWGPIPEQGVRGAALATLATQGIAALVGMIVFLMGRHGIKLRWADFRPDLPYIRRAFLLGAPGSVELSTRALGLIVLSFLVASFGTVTIASYGVGANVLQFVMIPAMGLSMAVSTLVGQNIGAGNIARATKVAILGACWGFGILTSVGIVAFLFAPNIVAFFVPNDQAVIEHGAEFIRVMSLAWGGLGIQLCMIATFRASGNFLISMVIALVSQWMLQFPVAYILSKHTPLEANGIWWSFPVMHSVMAVVAAAWFAQGGWKKTRLTAADQQVRKVAEETIVEDGMP, from the coding sequence ATGCCACGCGATCGCCAAAAACTCTTTCTGGAAGGCCCCATTGGGGTGGCGTTGTTTCGCCTGGCGGTCCCCATCATTCTGGCCAACGTCCTGCAAACCGGCTATCAGCTGACCGATGCTTTTTGGGTTGGGCGGCTCGGTGCTTCTGCGGTGGCGGCCGTTTCGGTGAGCTTTCCGGTGACGTTCTTGGTGATTGCGCTAGGTTCCGGCCTGGGCATTGCCGGGGCCACGCTTTCGGCTCAGTACATGGGAGCCGGGCGGCAAGATATGGTCAATCATGTCGCGGCGCAAACGATGCTGATGGTTTTCGTCACGTCGGTCATTCTTGGAACCACCGGCTACTTGCTTGCCCCGTATCTGTTGCACTGGATGGGAGTTGAAGCGGACGTCTATCGCGATGCGCTCGCGTTCATGCGGGTTGCTTTCGTGGGGATCATTTTTGTTTTCCTGTTCGCCATGTTCCAAGCATTGATGCGAGGAATTGGTCAGACCACGATTCCGCTGTTGATCGTCCTGGGGACGGTGCTGCTGAACATTGTGCTCGATCCAATGTTCATCTTTGGCTGGGGGCCCATTCCAGAGCAAGGTGTCCGCGGCGCGGCATTGGCGACGCTTGCCACGCAAGGAATTGCCGCGCTGGTGGGGATGATCGTGTTCTTAATGGGGCGGCATGGAATCAAATTGCGCTGGGCCGATTTTCGGCCTGATTTGCCTTACATCCGTCGGGCATTCTTGCTGGGGGCACCTGGCTCGGTCGAGCTTTCTACCCGCGCATTAGGTTTGATCGTGCTTTCGTTTCTGGTGGCCAGCTTCGGAACAGTCACCATTGCTTCGTACGGGGTGGGGGCGAACGTGTTGCAGTTTGTGATGATCCCGGCGATGGGGCTGTCGATGGCCGTCTCAACCCTTGTTGGGCAGAACATCGGGGCCGGTAATATCGCTCGCGCCACGAAAGTTGCGATCCTCGGAGCGTGCTGGGGCTTTGGAATCTTGACTTCGGTTGGAATCGTGGCCTTCCTTTTTGCCCCCAATATTGTCGCCTTCTTTGTGCCGAACGATCAGGCTGTGATCGAGCATGGGGCCGAGTTCATTCGGGTGATGAGCTTGGCTTGGGGCGGGCTGGGAATTCAGCTGTGCATGATCGCTACGTTTCGCGCGTCAGGCAATTTTCTGATTTCGATGGTAATCGCCCTGGTCTCGCAGTGGATGCTGCAGTTTCCGGTGGCTTACATCTTGTCGAAGCATACACCACTGGAAGCCAACGGCATCTGGTGGTCGTTTCCCGTGATGCACAGCGTGATGGCCGTTGTGGCGGCGGCTTGGTTTGCCCAAGGAGGCTGGAAGAAAACCCGCCTCACCGCCGCCGATCAGCAAGTTCGCAAAGTTGCCGAAGAAACGATCGTGGAAGATGGCATGCCTTAG
- a CDS encoding circularly permuted type 2 ATP-grasp protein: MFSPGGSPRTNCQLLYQHIQELTSNDLRKRKTAAERSMIRLGITFNVYGEQEGTERIIPFDILPRIIQGEHWSWISKGLKQRIIALNMFIDDIYHDQKILKDGVIPEHVVRSASSFRPQCVGLNPPHGIWCHITGTDLVRDGDGEFYVLEDNLRCPSGVSYVLQNRQLMKQTFPGLFEAQFVRPVDDYCSQLLDALNYLAPEHIEKPQVAVLSPGIYNSAYFEHSFLAQQMGVELVEGRDLVVRDRRVYARTTKGLRSVDVLYRRIDDDFIDPQAFRKDSMLGVPGIMDAYRAGNVALANAPGTGIADDKVIYAYVPDMIKYYLSEDAILPNVPTFVCWDDKQRDHVIKNIAEMVVKPANESGGYGMLIGPRASKEEHAKFVDLIKANPRNYIAQPTLSLSRAPVIIDDHLEGRHVDLRPFIIYGRDIYVLPGGLTRVALRKGSLVVNSSQGGGSKDTWVV, translated from the coding sequence ATGTTCTCACCTGGTGGTTCCCCGCGTACCAACTGCCAACTGCTATACCAACACATTCAAGAGCTCACTTCCAACGACCTTCGCAAGCGAAAGACAGCCGCTGAACGCTCGATGATTCGCTTAGGAATCACGTTCAATGTTTACGGCGAGCAAGAAGGAACCGAGCGGATTATTCCGTTCGACATCCTTCCTCGGATCATCCAAGGCGAACATTGGTCGTGGATCTCGAAGGGCTTGAAGCAGCGCATCATCGCGCTGAACATGTTCATCGACGACATCTACCACGATCAAAAGATCTTGAAGGATGGCGTCATCCCTGAACACGTGGTCCGCTCGGCCAGTTCGTTCCGCCCCCAATGCGTTGGTTTAAATCCACCCCATGGGATCTGGTGCCATATCACCGGAACCGACTTGGTACGTGATGGGGATGGCGAGTTCTATGTTCTGGAAGACAATCTTCGTTGCCCGTCTGGCGTTTCCTACGTGCTGCAAAACCGGCAGTTAATGAAACAAACGTTCCCCGGCTTGTTCGAGGCGCAGTTCGTTCGCCCGGTCGACGACTACTGCAGCCAATTGCTCGACGCCCTGAATTACTTGGCGCCTGAGCATATCGAGAAACCGCAAGTCGCGGTCCTTTCGCCTGGTATTTATAACTCCGCTTACTTTGAACATTCGTTCCTAGCCCAACAAATGGGGGTGGAACTGGTCGAAGGACGCGACTTGGTCGTTCGCGATCGACGCGTTTACGCCCGCACGACCAAAGGGCTGCGTAGCGTGGATGTCCTGTACCGCCGCATCGACGACGATTTCATCGATCCGCAAGCATTCCGCAAAGATTCGATGCTGGGCGTGCCTGGCATCATGGACGCCTATCGCGCCGGCAACGTCGCCCTGGCCAACGCCCCAGGCACCGGAATTGCCGACGATAAGGTGATCTACGCTTACGTTCCGGACATGATCAAGTATTATCTGAGCGAAGACGCCATCTTGCCGAACGTCCCTACGTTCGTTTGCTGGGACGATAAGCAGCGCGATCATGTGATTAAGAACATCGCCGAGATGGTCGTCAAACCGGCCAACGAATCAGGCGGCTACGGCATGCTGATTGGTCCTCGCGCCAGCAAGGAAGAGCATGCCAAATTTGTCGATTTGATCAAGGCAAATCCACGAAACTATATCGCTCAGCCGACTTTATCTCTATCTCGAGCTCCGGTCATCATCGATGATCACTTGGAGGGGAGACACGTCGACCTGCGACCGTTTATCATCTATGGACGAGACATCTACGTTTTGCCTGGCGGACTGACACGTGTAGCCCTGCGAAAGGGTTCGCTCGTGGTCAACTCGTCCCAGGGGGGCGGAAGCAAAGACACCTGGGTCGTGTAG
- a CDS encoding alpha/beta hydrolase family protein: MHATDLLRRIIRDTSLLFGCWLLISSSVFAEDVIQRSANLPKTQPWDLAKLSVAPKFTWIDQKSPVRSLTYVGENYQGHPTSVFAYYATPGSIMGDESLDKDLPAVVLIHGGGGTAFREWAELWAKRGYAAIAMDLAGARPIEGQNPHDHKNRTRLPDGGPNQTDQEKFQAIDQPVTEQWQYHAVANAILAHSLILSFPEVDAERSAVTGISWGGYLTCIVAGVDTRFDAAVPVYGCGYLLDNSVWLIQFAAMSPEQRKRWQTLWEPSQYLPAVEMPILMVNGTNDFAYPLDSYMKSYHAVPVAADKQLAITVKMPHGHTVGWAPPVIGRFIDQHLRKSETLPKLALPIVNGENVQLEIIAGKPTQAAIHWTADAKPVNQHEWQSREATLHAGKVIAPKPPEDAKIWFMTVTTEDGSTISSEIVLADSANN, from the coding sequence ATGCACGCCACGGATCTTCTGCGACGCATCATTCGCGATACGAGTTTATTGTTCGGTTGTTGGCTACTGATTTCATCATCGGTCTTTGCCGAAGATGTGATCCAGCGTTCAGCCAATCTTCCTAAAACTCAGCCTTGGGATTTAGCGAAGTTGTCGGTTGCACCGAAGTTTACTTGGATCGATCAAAAGTCGCCGGTTCGATCGTTGACTTATGTTGGCGAAAACTATCAAGGACACCCGACGAGTGTCTTCGCCTATTATGCGACACCTGGCAGCATAATGGGAGACGAAAGTCTCGATAAAGATTTGCCGGCGGTTGTTTTAATTCATGGAGGTGGTGGAACGGCCTTTCGGGAATGGGCTGAATTGTGGGCCAAGCGAGGCTATGCTGCGATTGCCATGGACCTGGCCGGAGCTCGCCCGATTGAAGGCCAGAACCCACACGATCACAAGAATCGCACTCGTTTGCCCGATGGCGGCCCGAACCAGACCGACCAAGAAAAGTTTCAGGCCATCGATCAGCCCGTTACCGAGCAGTGGCAGTATCATGCGGTGGCCAACGCCATCTTGGCCCATTCTTTGATTCTCAGCTTTCCGGAAGTCGATGCCGAACGCAGCGCGGTGACCGGCATCAGTTGGGGAGGCTATCTCACGTGTATCGTGGCTGGTGTCGATACCCGCTTCGATGCCGCCGTGCCTGTTTATGGCTGTGGCTACTTGCTGGACAACAGTGTCTGGCTAATACAGTTCGCCGCCATGTCGCCCGAGCAGCGCAAGCGGTGGCAAACATTGTGGGAACCTTCGCAGTATCTGCCAGCGGTAGAAATGCCGATTTTGATGGTCAACGGCACCAACGACTTCGCCTATCCGCTGGATAGCTACATGAAGAGCTATCACGCCGTACCAGTCGCTGCCGACAAGCAGTTGGCAATCACCGTGAAGATGCCGCATGGGCATACCGTGGGGTGGGCTCCGCCGGTGATCGGTCGGTTTATCGATCAGCATCTACGAAAATCGGAAACGCTGCCTAAGCTGGCTTTGCCAATAGTAAACGGCGAAAACGTCCAACTTGAAATCATCGCAGGAAAACCAACTCAGGCCGCAATTCACTGGACAGCCGATGCCAAGCCGGTAAACCAACACGAGTGGCAATCGCGCGAGGCCACCCTGCATGCTGGCAAGGTCATCGCCCCGAAACCGCCGGAAGACGCTAAAATTTGGTTTATGACCGTTACCACCGAGGATGGAAGTACCATCAGCAGTGAAATCGTCTTGGCCGACTCGGCGAACAATTAA
- a CDS encoding glycosyltransferase — MESVPDHSTDLPKCILVVPCYNEEKRLPTGSLEIFRHQHPNVKFLFVNDGSHDGTQSLLESLKNTAPESFDVVMLDRNRGKAEAIRCGMREAIARKPVYVGFWDADLSTPLDEVPRFLQRMQQDSNIEMVIGSRVQLLGREISRRLTRHYLGRIFATLASLSLGLPVYDTQCGAKLFRVTPALSEVFDKPFASRWVFDVELLDRFLRLPIAADQPPRGQQIVEVPLQKWTDVAGSKLGTLDCLQAAFDLLRLAFRIRARPR; from the coding sequence ATGGAATCGGTACCCGATCATTCGACGGATTTGCCCAAGTGCATCTTGGTGGTTCCTTGCTACAACGAGGAAAAACGCTTACCGACCGGCTCGCTGGAAATCTTTCGACACCAGCACCCGAACGTGAAATTTCTGTTCGTCAACGATGGCAGCCACGACGGAACCCAATCGCTCCTAGAATCGCTCAAGAACACAGCGCCAGAAAGCTTCGATGTCGTGATGCTCGATCGAAACCGGGGCAAAGCCGAAGCGATTCGTTGTGGTATGCGGGAAGCGATCGCGCGGAAACCGGTTTATGTGGGCTTTTGGGATGCCGATCTTTCGACCCCGCTGGACGAAGTCCCTCGATTCCTACAACGGATGCAGCAGGACTCGAATATCGAAATGGTCATCGGTTCTCGCGTGCAACTATTAGGCCGCGAAATCTCGCGCCGGCTGACGCGGCATTACCTGGGACGTATCTTTGCGACCCTGGCCTCGCTGTCGCTGGGGCTGCCGGTCTACGACACACAGTGCGGGGCAAAATTGTTTCGGGTCACCCCGGCCCTGAGCGAAGTGTTCGACAAACCGTTTGCCAGCCGTTGGGTTTTCGATGTCGAGCTGCTAGATCGCTTTCTGCGTTTGCCGATAGCAGCAGACCAACCACCCCGAGGCCAACAGATTGTGGAAGTACCGTTGCAAAAATGGACCGACGTGGCAGGCTCGAAGCTAGGGACGCTCGACTGTCTGCAAGCCGCGTTCGATTTGCTGCGGCTGGCATTTCGCATTCGCGCGAGACCTCGTTAA
- a CDS encoding heavy metal translocating P-type ATPase — protein MAIDPICGMNVDESTRWRSTRDGQTFYFCCEHCLHKFESGQTSQPEPQQLVTLGAPPEKKSCCHGGQHDHHGHGHAGKKKSTSSAKYICPMCEGVESETPGDCPKCGMALERNQPAGRQTKTVYTCPMHPEVRQDHPGSCPKCGMDLEPETVTADEEEDDPELFWMTVRFWVAAGLTLPIFALAMLPKVGVQIGLPAEVTRWIQFVLATPVVVWCGWPFFVRGAKSLKTMNLNMFTLISIGVTAAYLYSVAATLMPGAIPDEFRHGDEVPVYFEAAAMIIALVLLGQVIELRARKRTGSAIRELINLTPPTARLIENGEEREVPLSEVATGQELKVVPGDKIPVDGEVISGSSSVDESMITGEANPISKKEGDNVIGGTVNQSGTLRIKATNVGEDSVLSQIVTMVGQAQRSRAPIQRLADTVSGYFVPAIVGTSIVTFIVWAIWSPAEPRLAFALLNAVAVLIVACPCALGLATPMSIMVGVGRGAKEGVLVKEAAGLETLQQVDTVVVDKTGTLTEGKPKLTHVQPTDNFSEEDLLKYAAAVEQNSEHPIGQSIVNGAKDREIQIPAATDFDSTTGQGVQAQVDGKQVVCGKPSLLKEHGVDFTAEGSPEGTTVYLAIDGQYAGSLVVSDPLKASTEEAIRALHDMGIRVVMMTGDNPKVAEAIAKKLNIDDYQADLSPQDKHDGIVKLREKGAKVAMAGDGINDAPALAAADVGIAMGTGTDVAIESAAITLMGGDLNGVVKAFRLSRGVMRNIKQNLFFALVYNGVGVPIAAGILVPFFGMHALLNPMFAAAAMSFSSVSVIGNALRLRATNLTE, from the coding sequence ATGGCCATCGATCCGATTTGTGGCATGAATGTGGACGAGTCGACTCGTTGGCGATCAACTCGTGATGGGCAAACGTTCTACTTTTGTTGCGAACACTGTCTCCACAAGTTTGAATCTGGGCAGACCAGCCAGCCAGAACCGCAACAACTCGTTACTTTAGGCGCACCCCCAGAGAAGAAGAGTTGTTGTCACGGCGGGCAGCACGATCATCATGGTCACGGCCATGCTGGCAAGAAGAAATCTACCTCCTCAGCCAAATATATTTGCCCCATGTGCGAAGGGGTGGAAAGCGAGACCCCAGGAGATTGCCCCAAGTGTGGCATGGCGTTGGAACGCAATCAGCCTGCCGGTCGACAAACCAAAACGGTTTATACTTGTCCGATGCACCCTGAGGTGCGGCAAGATCATCCTGGCAGTTGCCCAAAATGTGGCATGGATCTCGAACCGGAAACGGTTACTGCGGACGAGGAAGAAGACGATCCGGAGTTGTTCTGGATGACGGTTCGCTTTTGGGTGGCGGCTGGTTTGACCTTGCCCATTTTCGCCCTGGCCATGTTGCCCAAGGTGGGCGTTCAGATTGGTTTGCCGGCCGAGGTTACTCGCTGGATTCAGTTTGTCTTGGCGACCCCGGTGGTGGTGTGGTGTGGTTGGCCGTTCTTTGTGCGCGGGGCCAAGTCACTGAAGACGATGAACTTGAATATGTTCACGTTGATCTCGATCGGTGTCACGGCAGCGTACTTGTATAGTGTGGCGGCCACGCTGATGCCGGGGGCGATTCCGGATGAATTCCGCCATGGGGATGAGGTTCCTGTTTACTTTGAAGCGGCGGCCATGATCATTGCGCTGGTTTTGCTGGGGCAAGTGATTGAACTGCGAGCCCGCAAGAGGACCGGCAGCGCGATTCGCGAATTGATTAACCTGACGCCCCCGACGGCTCGGCTAATCGAGAATGGCGAAGAACGCGAAGTTCCTTTGAGCGAAGTTGCTACTGGGCAAGAACTGAAAGTGGTGCCAGGGGATAAAATCCCCGTCGATGGGGAAGTGATCTCGGGAAGTTCCTCGGTGGACGAGTCGATGATCACCGGCGAGGCCAACCCGATCTCGAAAAAAGAAGGGGACAACGTCATCGGCGGCACGGTCAATCAAAGTGGGACGCTCCGCATCAAAGCGACCAACGTCGGCGAAGACTCGGTCCTGTCACAAATCGTTACCATGGTCGGTCAGGCGCAACGCAGTCGGGCGCCGATTCAGCGTCTGGCCGATACTGTCTCGGGCTATTTTGTGCCCGCGATTGTGGGGACGTCGATCGTCACGTTTATTGTCTGGGCTATTTGGTCGCCGGCAGAGCCGCGTTTGGCTTTCGCCCTGCTGAATGCGGTGGCCGTGCTGATTGTCGCTTGCCCATGTGCGTTAGGCTTAGCTACGCCCATGTCCATTATGGTTGGTGTGGGGCGCGGAGCGAAGGAGGGTGTTCTGGTCAAAGAAGCCGCCGGGCTAGAGACCCTGCAGCAGGTCGATACCGTCGTGGTCGATAAAACAGGCACGTTGACCGAAGGGAAACCGAAGCTGACGCATGTGCAACCAACGGACAATTTCAGCGAAGAAGACCTCCTGAAATACGCTGCCGCCGTCGAGCAGAACAGCGAGCATCCCATCGGACAATCGATTGTTAACGGGGCGAAGGATCGCGAGATTCAAATTCCGGCAGCGACCGACTTCGATTCCACTACCGGGCAAGGGGTGCAAGCCCAAGTCGACGGCAAGCAAGTCGTTTGCGGCAAGCCATCGCTGTTGAAAGAGCATGGCGTCGATTTCACCGCCGAGGGCTCGCCCGAAGGGACAACCGTCTATCTCGCTATCGATGGCCAGTATGCCGGCTCGTTGGTGGTGAGCGACCCATTAAAAGCTTCCACCGAGGAGGCGATTCGTGCTTTGCACGACATGGGAATCCGCGTGGTCATGATGACCGGCGATAATCCCAAGGTGGCTGAAGCAATCGCTAAGAAGCTGAATATCGACGACTACCAAGCCGACCTCTCGCCGCAAGACAAGCACGACGGTATTGTGAAGCTGCGTGAGAAAGGAGCGAAGGTTGCCATGGCGGGCGACGGGATTAACGATGCCCCAGCGTTGGCCGCAGCCGATGTCGGGATCGCCATGGGGACCGGTACGGACGTGGCTATCGAAAGTGCCGCGATCACATTGATGGGGGGCGACTTGAATGGTGTCGTTAAGGCGTTTCGTCTGAGCCGCGGCGTGATGCGAAATATCAAACAAAACTTGTTCTTTGCGTTGGTCTACAACGGGGTGGGGGTACCCATCGCGGCTGGTATTCTGGTTCCCTTCTTCGGAATGCATGCGTTGTTGAACCCCATGTTCGCTGCTGCCGCAATGAGCTTCAGCTCGGTCAGCGTCATCGGCAACGCCCTGCGTCTGCGAGCAACCAACCTAACCGAGTAG